The genomic segment TATACTGCGCCGTTCCCTTCGCCGTCTCGCGGAGCGTCTCCTCCGCGTGGAACTGGTAGGTGGTCGCCCCCATGACGTTGCGCAGGAGCATCATGCGCATGGCCATGCCGTCCGCGGTGATCCCGCGGACGCCGCGCTTGTCTTTAGCGGCATCGGCACGGCAGGGGCCGTTCGAGCAGAGATCGCAGCGTGTGCCGCCCTGGCAGAAGGGGCAGCGCCGGTCCGGGTCTCCGAGCCCCTGGGCCTCGTAGCGGTCCCAGACCGTGCTCATGCCGTCCTCTTTCAACCGTTCGTACTGTCTTCTAACAGATTCGTGGCAGGAGATGCGCGATCGATCCATCGTATCCGACCTCTATCGTCCGGATCTTAATGAATGATTCGTTCATCGTCCATACCGCAGGGCCCCTTCGGCCGGGCAGACGTCCGTGCACCGCCCGCAGAGGTAGCACTCGCCCTTCGAATCGTCCCTGCCCGCCTCTGCCGTGGGGCAGGCCCGCTCGCACCTGCGGCACCGGATGCAGGCCGGGGTCCTGCGGATTTTAAAGGCGCTCCGGGTTGCGATCGCTCCGGCAAGAGCGCCGAACGGGCAGACCAGGCGGCAGAAGGGGCGGTAGAGGGCGAGCGAGACGCCGAGCATGGCGAGGAACACGAGGGAGGCCGCGCTCGCCGCGAGGTGGAAGAAGTCGCGGATCCCGAAGAGGGAGAGCAGCCCGAAGGAGAATATCCCGGCGGCCAGGAGGAAGAGGACCAAGAACGCCAGGCGGACTCCCGTGGTGAG from the Methanomicrobiales archaeon genome contains:
- a CDS encoding carbon monoxide dehydrogenase — its product is MDRSRISCHESVRRQYERLKEDGMSTVWDRYEAQGLGDPDRRCPFCQGGTRCDLCSNGPCRADAAKDKRGVRGITADGMAMRMMLLRNVMGATTYQFHAEETLRETAKGTAQYTLRDPQKLRGFAARLGVDTGGSDADVALRLIGAVEADCRRREGHSAIVERLAPPERKDLWKELGIFPAGIYHEVVLATGS
- a CDS encoding 4Fe-4S binding protein, with the translated sequence MALEQIPKAAGFIYALVMIALGAYLLYAGRWTRRIGYAFLVLTTALGFLIFAPVIPFQFQALVLGNAQMLGGPPAVALVGLAVVLVLTLLFGRWYCGYFCPVGALQELAYVVPVPKYRVQDKRLTTGVRLAFLVLFLLAAGIFSFGLLSLFGIRDFFHLAASAASLVFLAMLGVSLALYRPFCRLVCPFGALAGAIATRSAFKIRRTPACIRCRRCERACPTAEAGRDDSKGECYLCGRCTDVCPAEGALRYGR